A region from the Pelobates fuscus isolate aPelFus1 chromosome 3, aPelFus1.pri, whole genome shotgun sequence genome encodes:
- the LOC134602012 gene encoding olfactory receptor 11L1-like, with translation MENQTMVTEIILLGFHHLHSMRHLLFSIILVVYCLTISGNVLIIVLVSCFRHLHFPMYFFLTQMSISDILLTTCIAPYMLSIVNHEGGIVSLKVCITQYYFFAAFEASECLLLTVMSFDRYLAICNPLQYNSIMDHAFCIKLIVISWVLSLLMALLTAIPITHLVFCGPNIIDHFFCDFDPLLNLACSDTLIIHIEVIFLSSFALIIPFLMIIVSYIYIALTVAKIPSISGKKKAFSTCSSHLTVVSIYYGTLISIYTVPTNERSLSTSKILSMFFTVVTPMLNPIIYSLRNNDIRDALKKINAHPFIIGNI, from the coding sequence ATGGAGAATCAGACAATGGTCACAGAGATAATTCTATTGGGATTCCATCACCTTCACAGCATGAgacatttattattttctataattcTTGTTGTTTATTGTCTGACAATATCTGGAAATGTCCTCATCATCGTGTTGGTGTCATGTTTCAGACACCTTCATTTTCCAATGTATTTCTTTCTTACTCAAATGTCCATATCAGATATTTTGTTGACAACATGTATTGCACCTTATATGCTTTCCATTGTCAATCATGAAGGGGGGATTGTATCTCTTAAAGTGTGTATAACTCAGTACTACTTCTTCGCTGCTTTTGAAGCTTCAGAATGTTTACTGTTAACGGTGATGTCTTTTGACAGATATCTTGCTATCTGTAACCCCCTGCAATATAACTCTATAATGGATCATGCATTTTGCATTAAATTAATAGTTATATCCTGGGTGTTAAGCCTTCTTATGGCTCTTTTAACTGCAATACCAATAACTCATCTGGTATTTTGTGGACCTAATATCATTGATCATTTCTTTTGTGATTTTGATCCACTCTTGAATCTTGCTTGTTCTGATACCCTAATAATACACATAGAAGTTATATTCCTATCTAGTTTTGCACTTATTATACCTTTCTTAATGATAATTGTGTCATATATCTATATTGCTCTCACTGTTGCTAAAATCCCATCAATTAGTGGGAAAAAGAAAGCCTTCTCTACCTGCAGTTCCCATCTGACTGTTGTTTCCATATACTACGGGACTCTCATTAGCATTTACACTGTTCCAACTAATGAAAGATCCTTGTCGACAAGCAAAATTCTGTCTATGTTTTTTACAGTGGTGACCCCAATGCTTAATCCAATAATATACAGCCTGAGGAACAATGACATCAGAGACgctttaaagaaaattaatgcacACCCTTTCATAATTGGGAatatctga